A single Vigna radiata var. radiata cultivar VC1973A chromosome 8, Vradiata_ver6, whole genome shotgun sequence DNA region contains:
- the LOC106771624 gene encoding GDSL esterase/lipase At5g33370-like, with protein MSMATCSDSSFCIIVTTLLISISFASAQRRAFFVFGDSLVDSGNNDFLATTARADAPPYGIDFPTHRPTGRFSNGLNIPDIISEQLGLEPTLPYLSPLLIGEKLLVGANFASAGIGILNDTGFQFLHIIHIYKQLKLFQHYQQRLSAHVGAEEAWRHVNQALVLITLGGNDFVNNYYLVPYSARSRQFSLPDYVIYIISEYRLILKRLYDLGARRVLVTGTGPMGCVPAELALRSGNGECDVELQRAASLFNPQLVEMVKGLNREIGAHVFIAVNAYEMNMDFVNNPGAYGFVTSKIACCGQGPFNGVGLCTPISNLCPNRDLYAFWDPFHPSEKANRIIVQQMMTGSVQYMHPMNLSTIMAIDSRV; from the exons ATGTCCATGGCTACTTGTTCAGATTCCAGCTTTTGTATTATAGTGACAACCTTGCTTATATCTATAAGTTTCGCTTCTGCTCAACGAAGGGCTTTCTTCGTTTTTGGTGATTCACTCGTAGACAGTGGCAACAATGACTTCTTGGCTACCACTGCACGAGCAGATGCTCCCCCCTATGGCATTGACTTTCCAACACACAGACCCACAGGACGCTTCTCTAATGGACTGAACATCCCTGACATAATCA GTGAGCAGCTTGGCTTAGAACCTACACTTCCATATCTGAGCCCTCTACTTATAGGAGAGAAACTCCTAGTTGGTGCCAATTTTGCATCTGCAGGGATTGGAATTCTCAATGATACCGGATTTCAGTTT CTTCACATCATTCACATCTACAAACAACTGAAGCTATTCCAACATTACCAGCAAAGGTTAAGTGCGCATGTTGGTGCAGAGGAAGCTTGGAGGCATGTAAACCAAGCACTTGTTCTCATCACTCTTGGAGGGAACGATTTTGTGAACAATTATTACCTGGTCCCATATTCAGCAAGATCTCGCCAGTTTTCTCTCCCGGACTACGTCATCTATATCATATCTGAGTATCGCCTAATTCTCAAG AGGCTGTATGATTTGGGAGCTAGGAGGGTCCTTGTGACGGGAACGGGACCAATGGGGTGTGTGCCAGCAGAGTTGGCCTTGAGAAGTGGAAATGGTGAGTGCGACGTGGAGCTCCAGAGAGCTGCATCCTTATTTAATCCACAACTTGTTGAAATGGTGAAAGGACTCAACCGAGAGATCGGTGCTCACGTTTTCATTGCTGTAAATGCATATGAAATGAACATGGATTTCGTTAACAACCCTGGAGCTTATG GGTTTGTCACATCAAAGATAGCTTGCTGTGGTCAAGGTCCCTTCAATGGGGTGGGACTCTGCACACCCATTTCCAACTTGTGTCCAAATCGTGATCTTTACGCGTTTTGGGATCCATTTCACCCATCGGAGAAAGCTAACCGAATCATTGTCCAACAGATGATGACTGGGTCGGTTCAGTACATGCACCCCATGAATCTTAGCACCATCATGGCCATAGATTCCAGGGTTTGA
- the LOC106771444 gene encoding GDSL esterase/lipase At5g33370-like, with translation MASFPIIRSYVVWSLVTVLAFSSFNLKGAEAARAFFVFGDSLVDNGNNNYLVTTARADAPPYGIDYPTHTPTGRFSNGLNIPDFISEALGSEPTLPYLSPELDGEKLLVGANFASAGIGVLIDTGIQFVNIIRMPRQLEYFQQYQQRVSALIGEEETRKLVNGALVLITCGGNDFVNNYFLVPNSARSRQFALPDYVTYVISEYKKILQRLYDLGARRVLVTGTGPLGCVPAELATRGRNGECSEELQSASSLYNPQLVEMITQLNNELGSDVFVAANTHLMHDDFVTNPQAYGFVTSKVACCGQGPFNGVGLCTAASNLCPDRDTLAFWDPFHPSEKANRLIVQQIMTGASNYMKPFNLSTILALDSNKY, from the exons ATGGCTAGCTTTCCCATTATCAGGTCTTATGTTGTTTGGAGTCTAGTGACAGTACTAGCATTCAGCAGTTTCAATTTGAAGGGGGCAGAGGCAGCACGAGCCTTCTTTGTGTTTGGAGATTCACTTGTTGATAATGGCAACAACAACTACCTAGTCACCACAGCTAGAGCAGATGCTCCACCTTATGGCATTGATTATCCAACTCACACACCCACTGGACGTTTCTCCAATGGCCTCAACATACCTGATTTTATCA GTGAAGCACTTGGGTCCGAGCCCACGTTGCCATATTTAAGCCCTGAGCTTGACGGGGAAAAATTGCTGGTTGGTGCCAACTTTGCTTCTGCCGGCATTGGAGTCCTCATTGACACTGGAATCCAATTT GTAAACATTATCAGAATGCCTAGACAACTAGAATACTTCCAACAATACCAACAAAGGGTGAGTGCCCTTATAGGAGAAGAGGAAACAAGGAAATTAGTAAATGGAGCACTAGTTCTCATCACCTGTGGAGGTAACGATTTTGTGAATAACTACTTCTTGGTGCCTAACTCTGCTAGATCCCGCCAATTCGCTTTACCAGATTATGTCACCTATGTCATCTCTGAGTACAAGAAGATTCTACAG AGGCTGTATGATCTTGGAGCACGTAGGGTGTTGGTGACAGGAACCGGTCCACTGGGTTGTGTTCCAGCGGAATTAGCCACGCGAGGCAGAAATGGCGAATGCTCAGAGGAGCTACAGAGTGCGTCTTCCTTGTACAATCCACAACTTGTTGAGATGATCACACAACTCAATAACGAACTCGGTTCGGATGTCTTCGTTGCAGCCAACACACATCTCATGCACGATGATTTCGTCACTAATCCTCAAGCATACG GATTTGTTACCTCAAAAGTTGCGTGTTGCGGTCAAGGACCCTTTAATGGTGTTGGATTGTGCACGGCGGCGTCGAACTTATGTCCAGATCGTGACACGCTTGCATTTTGGGACCCATTCCATCCATCGGAAAAGGCTAACAGGTTGATCGTTCAGCAGATTATGACAGGAGCCTCCAACTACATGAAACCTTTCAATCTCTCAACCATTTTGGCCTTGGACTCCAACAAATACTAA
- the LOC106772071 gene encoding uncharacterized protein LOC106772071, producing the protein MSSLILPYSYTHRYASFPFKLNQFSPRTLTVRAAVSAPEKRGRKKKQPKDDQSTVENGLRFSFMEELMDRARNRDSNGVSEVIYDMIAAGLSPGPRSFHGLVVSHALNGHEEAAMESLRRELAAGLRPVHETFMALVRLFGSKGRAIRGLEILGDMQDLNYDIRQAWIVLIEELVRSKHLEGANQVFFKGADIGLKATDEVYDLLIQEDCKAGDHSNALDIAYEMEAAGRMATTFHFNCLLSVQATCGIPEIAFATFENMEYGEDYMKPDTETYNWVIQAYTRAESYDRVQDVAELLGMMVESHKRIQPNVKTHALLVECFTKYCVVREAIRHFRALKNFEGGTKVLHDEGNHGDPLSLYLRALCREGRIVEMLEALEVMAKDNQPIPSRAMILSRKYRTLVSSWIEPLQEEAELGYEIDYIARYVEEGGLTGERKRWVPRRGKTPLDPDAQGFIYSNPMETSLKQRCLEDLRDYNKKLLKTLQIEGLAVLGDGVSEYDYIRVKERLKKLIKGPEQNSLKPKAASKMLVSELKEELEAQDLPTDGTRNILYQRVQKARRINRSRGRPLWIPPVEEEEEEVDEELDALISRIQLQEGNTEFWRRRFLGEGLTGDQEMTMDAGKSDVSEVADDIDAIEDAAKDVEDEVDEEEEEAEQVEEEVEPAENQDVDRIKVKEVEAKKPLQMIGVQLFKDSDQPVTRSKKFRKSRLQAADDDDDDWFPLDVFEAFKEMRKRKIFDVSDMYTLADAWGWTWERKLKNKPPRRWSQEWEVELAIKVMQKVIELGGTPTIGDCAMILRAAIRAPLPSAFLTILQTTHGLGYKFGSSLYDEIISLCIDLGELDAAVAVVADLETTGILVSDQTLDRVISAKQRIDNISNGVITDEGL; encoded by the exons ATGTCCTCACTCATCTTACCTTACAGCTACACTCACCGCTACGCCAGTTTCCCGTTCAAATTGAACCAGTTCTCTCCCCGAACCTTGACGGTTCGCGCGGCGGTTTCAGCTCCGGAAAAGCGGGGCAGGAAGAAGAAGCAGCCGAAGGATGACCAGAGCACGGTCGAGAACGGGCTCCGGTTCAGTTTCATGGAGGAGCTCATGGACCGGGCCCGGAACCGCGACTCAAACGGCGTCTCGGAAGTCATATACGACATGATCGCCGCGGGCCTCAGCCCTGGCCCTCGGTCATTTCATGGATTGGTAGTGTCGCACGCCCTCAACGGCCACGAAGAAGCCGCG ATGGAATCGTTGAGAAGAGAGTTGGCTGCAGGGCTTCGACCGGTTCACGAGACATTCATGGCATTGGTAAGGTTGTTTGGGTCTAAAGGTCGCGCCATTAGAGGTCTCGAAATACTTGGAGATATGCAAGACCTAAATTATGATATTCGCCAAGCTTGGATTGTTCTTATTG AGGAACTTGTTCGGAGCAAGCATTTGGAAGGTGCCAACCAAGTGTTCTTCAAGGGTGCTGATATTGGCCTCAAGGCTACTGATGAGGTTTATGATCTACTGATCCAAGAAGACTGCAAAGCTGGGGACCATTCTAATGCGCTAGACATTGCCTATGAGATGGAGGCAGCAGGAAGGATGGCAACCACATTTCATTTCAATTGCCTCCTCAGTGTGCAG GCTACCTGCGGAATACCTGAAATAGCTTTTGCAACGTTTGAGAACATGGAATATGGAGAAG ATTATATGAAGCCCGATACAGAGACATATAATTGGGTTATTCAAGCGTATACTAGAGCTGAATCTTATGACAG AGTACAAGATGTTGCTGAGTTACTCGGCATGATGGTTGAATCTCACAAGCGTATACAGCCAAATGTGAAGACCCATGC CCTGTTAGTGGAGTGTTTTACGAAGTACTGTGTGGTACGAGAAGCTATTAGGCATTTTCGTGCCCTTAAAAACTTTGAAGGGGGTACAAAAGTTCTACACGATGAAGGGAATCATGGAGATCCACTTTCTTTGTACCTTCGAGCATTATGTCGGGAAG GAAGAATTGTTGAAATGCTTGAAGCTTTAGAAGTTATGGCCAAAGATAACCAGCCAATCCCTTCACGAGCAATGATCTTGAGcagaaaataccggacattagTAAGCTCATGGATTGAACCATTACAAGAAGAGGCTGAACTTGGATATGAGATTGATTATATAGCTAG ATATGTTGAGGAGGGTGGCCTAACTGGCGAGCGCAAGCGGTGGGTGCCTCGAAGAGGTAAAACACCTCTAGATCCTGATGCTCAAGGATTTATATATTCAAACCCAATGGAGACCTCCTTAAAACAAAGATGCCTGGAGGACTTGAGGGATTACAATAAAAAGCTCCTGAAGACCTTGCAGATTGAAGGACTTGCAGTTTTAGGGGATGGTGTATCTGAATATGATTATATTAGAGTGAAGGAAAGATTAAAGAAACTCATAAAGGGTCCTGAACAGAATTCTTTAAAGCCTAAGGCTGCTAGTAAAATGCTTGTGTCTGAATTGAAGGAAGAATTAGAAGCACAAGACTTGCCTACAGATGGAACTAGAAATATTCTTTACCAACGGGTACAGAAAGCAAGGAGAATAAATCGATCTAGGGGTAGGCCCCTTTGGATTCCTCCAgtggaagaggaggaagaagag GTGGATGAAGAACTGGATGCATTGATTTCACGTATACAGCTACAGGAAGGAAATACAGAGTTCTGGAGACGTCGCTTTTTAGGTGAAGGCTTAACTGGTGATCAAGAAATGACAATGGATGCAGGTAAGTCAGACGTCTCTGAAGTTGCAGATGACATTGATGCAATAGAAGATGCTGCTAAAGATGTTGAAGATGAAGTcgatgaggaggaggaggaagcaGAACAAGTAGAAGAGGAAGTAGAACCAGCAGAGAACCAAGACGTAGACAGGATAAAAGTCAAGGAAGTTGAAGCTAAGAAGCCTCTTCAAATGATTGGGGTCCAGTTGTTTAAAGATTCTGATCAACCTGTAACTAGGTctaaaaagtttagaaaatcCAGATTGCAGGCTGCG gatgatgatgatgatgattggtTTCCACTGGACGTATTTGAGGCATTTAAGGAAATGAGGAAGCGAAAAATTTTTGATGTGTCAGACATGTACACATTAGCAGATGCTTGGGGATGGACATGGGAGAGAAAACTGAAGAACAAACCTCCTCGTCGATGGTCACAGGAATGGGAAGTTGAGTTGGCAATCAAAGTTATGCAGAAG GTCATAGAATTGGGAGGGACACCAACTATAGGGGATTGTGCCATGATCTTGCGTGCAGCTATAAGGGCGCCTCTACCCTCAGCTTTCTTAACAATTTTGCAAACAACTCATGGACTTGGTTATAAGTTTGGGag TTCTCTTTATGATGAGATAATCTCTCTCTGCATTGATCTCGGGGAACTAGATGCAGCTGTTGCCGTAGTTGCAGATTTGGAAACCACAGGGATCTTGGTCTCGGATCAGACTTTGGATAGGGTGATTTCTGCCAAGCAGAGGATTGACAATATCTCTAATGGTGTCATCACGGATGAAGGATTGTAA